From a single Thermothielavioides terrestris NRRL 8126 chromosome 3, complete sequence genomic region:
- a CDS encoding 40S ribosomal protein S20: protein MSYNKPEKEYGEAPKVHKIRITLTSRKVQSLEKVCQELIERAKNKDLRAKGPVRLPTKTLKITTRKTPCGEGSKTWDAYEMRIHKRLIDLTAPTEIVKQIIINIEAGVEVEVTIAA from the exons ATGTCTTACAACAAGCCCGAGAAGGAGTACGGCGAGGCTCCCAAGGTCCACAAGATCC GCATCACCCTGACCTCGCGCAAGGTGCAGTCGCTCGAGAAGGTCTGCCAGGAGCTCATTGAGCGCGCCAAGAACAAGGACCTCCGCGCCAAGGGCCCCGTTCGCCTACCGACCAAGACCCTCAAGATCACG ACCCGCAAGACCCCCTGCGGTGAGGGTTCCAAGACGTGGGACGCGTACGAGATGCGCATCCACAAGCGCCTGATCGACCTGACCGCGCCGACCGAGATCGTCAAGCAGATCATCATCAACATCGAGGCTGGTGTCGAGGTGGAGGTCACGATTGCTGCTTAA